The following coding sequences are from one Eucalyptus grandis isolate ANBG69807.140 chromosome 11, ASM1654582v1, whole genome shotgun sequence window:
- the LOC104425097 gene encoding cationic peroxidase 1-like, with protein sequence MASNTNRKIYFVFFVCAIALRSALAQLSNQDYYTQRCPRALETIQSAVRSAVANETRMGASLLRLHFHDCFVNGCDASILLDDTVNFTGEKTAFPNVNSVRGFDVIDTIKLKVEKLCPGVVSCANILAVAARDSVVILDGPSWQVQLGRRDSTTASLNDANIDLPAPTLNLSGLVASFSNKGFTAKEMVTLSGSHTIGQARCVTFRTRLYNESNISPSFAMSLKSNCPSSGGNNNLSPLDITSPTFFDNAYFGNLVSQEGLLHSDQQLFSGGSTNAQVAAYSKNLGSFRNDFADAMVKMGGLSPLTGSSGQIRTNCRKVN encoded by the exons ATGGCTTCCAATACAAACCGGAAGATCTACTTCGTCTTCTTTGTTTGTGCGATCGCGTTGAGGTCCGCCTTGGCGCAATTGTCTAACCAAGACTACTACACGCAAAGGTGCCCGAGAGCACTGGAGACCATCCAATCTGCTGTGAGATCGGCGGTGGCCAACGAGACTCGCATGGGAGCATCCTTGCTCCGACTTCACTTTCACGATTGCTTTGTCAAT gGATGTGATGCATCCATTCTACTAGATGACACCGTGAACTTCACTGGGGAGAAGACAGCGTTTCCCAACGTGAACTCCGTGAGGGGATTCGATGTGATTGACACCATCAAGTTAAAAGTGGAGAAACTGTGTCCTGGCGTTGTCTCGTGCGCTAACATCTTAGCCGTTGCTGCTAGGGACTCCGTCGTCATT TTGGATGGACCGAGTTGGCAAGTCCAACTGGGAAGAAGAGACTCAACCACAGCGAGCCTAAATGATGCTAATATCGACCTCCCAGCTCCAACTCTTAATCTCAGCGGTCTTGTCGCCTCTTTCTCTAACAAAGGCTTTACTGCCAAAGAAATGGTAACGCTATCAGGATCCCACACCATAGGCCAGGCTAGGTGCGTGACGTTTCGGACCCGACTCTACAACGAGAGCAATATAAGCCCATCATTCGCCATGTCTTTAAAGTCCAATTGCCCCAGCTCTGGAGGCAACAACAACCTATCCCCTCTCGACATCACAAGCCCGACGTTCTTTGACAATGCCTACTTCGGCAACTTGGTGAGCCAAGAGGGCCTGCTTCATTCGGATCAACAGTTGTTTAGTGGAGGTTCGACGAATGCTCAAGTGGCTGCCTACAGCAAAAATTTGGGTTCATTCAGGAATGATTTTGCCGATGCCATGGTCAAGATGGGAGGCCTTAGTCCTCTTACCGGGTCTAGCGGTCAGATCAGGACCAATTGCAGAAAAgtcaattga